A DNA window from Ancylothrix sp. D3o contains the following coding sequences:
- a CDS encoding porin family protein, translating into MQRALKNALKIALVIAPLLMSASHASANPQPMKDSYIGAGVAAGVTNGGQDGDAANTGGSIQGRYAIPNAPVSVRGAVVFSNESAAIMPMVSYDLAVTNNANVYAGVGYAFHESDGSPTPVGNKDSVVLTTGVEAKVTRDIVIFSDAKVGINAYENSPASAVSLQVGGGYRF; encoded by the coding sequence ATGCAACGCGCTCTCAAAAATGCTCTGAAAATTGCTCTCGTTATTGCCCCGCTTTTGATGTCTGCAAGTCATGCTTCTGCTAACCCTCAACCGATGAAAGATAGCTATATTGGTGCTGGGGTTGCTGCCGGTGTAACTAATGGTGGTCAAGATGGAGATGCGGCCAATACTGGTGGTAGTATTCAAGGCCGGTATGCTATTCCAAATGCCCCGGTTTCTGTTCGTGGGGCTGTGGTTTTTAGTAACGAAAGTGCCGCTATTATGCCGATGGTTTCTTATGATTTGGCCGTAACTAATAACGCAAACGTTTATGCCGGTGTTGGTTATGCTTTCCATGAAAGTGATGGTTCACCGACTCCTGTGGGAAATAAAGATTCTGTGGTATTAACAACCGGCGTTGAAGCGAAAGTTACCCGCGATATCGTTATTTTTAGCGATGCCAAAGTTGGAATCAATGCTTATGAAAATAGCCCTGCTTCTGCTGTGAGTCTGCAAGTAGGCGGCGGTTATCGCTTCTAA
- the sir gene encoding sulfite reductase, ferredoxin dependent has translation MVKTPISISPVPNGESPVRKPSKVEGLKERSNQLREPVATELLQDTTHFTEDAIQILKFHGSYQQDNRDNRVKGQEKDYQMMLRTRCPGGVIPPELYLTLDRLCDEYGNGTLRATTRQAFQIHGVLKKNLKQVMASIIKKMGSTLGACGDLNRNVMAPPAPFKNRRDYQYALTYANNIADLLAPQTGAYYEIWLDGEKAVSAEEDPAVKAARQSNGNGTLIHNSEEPIYGTYYMPRKFKICVTVPGDNSVDLYSQDLTLVVMTDGAGELVGFNVFAGGGLGRTHNKEETFARLADPIGFVGKDDVYDLVKAIVATQRDYGDRSDRRHARMKYLLHDWGVEKFKQTVEGYFGKEIQPLKPLPEWKYEDFLGWHEQGDGKLFVGISIENGRIKDEGNFQLKTALHEIVSKYNLPMLVTPHQNVLFYDIEPAIKAEIEAILSRCGIKPETGIDPLVRYSMACPALPTCGLATTESERAIPGILDRIRNLLAKLGLEHEHFVVRMTGCPNGCARPYMAELGFVGNAPNTYQVWLGGCPNQTRLAQPYIDRLNIENLETFLEPIFVFFQQKRQAGESFGDFCNRVGFDEIRQFTTSYSVAPKMTTQLTEMNVQELTPVITNGQVAIAPEEPATETNTDPANIRHRVSLRHEVYTQLKAEAKRQNKPLVQLATEVIEGYLKTINTNEG, from the coding sequence ATGGTTAAAACTCCTATTTCTATTTCTCCTGTACCGAACGGCGAAAGTCCAGTACGCAAACCTTCAAAGGTAGAAGGGCTCAAAGAACGCAGCAATCAGTTGCGCGAGCCGGTGGCAACTGAATTGTTGCAAGACACAACGCATTTCACAGAAGACGCTATACAGATTCTTAAATTTCACGGTTCCTATCAGCAAGACAACCGCGATAATCGGGTCAAAGGCCAAGAAAAAGATTATCAGATGATGCTGCGAACCCGCTGTCCAGGGGGGGTCATTCCGCCAGAGCTTTATTTGACGCTTGACCGGCTTTGTGATGAGTATGGAAATGGCACGCTGCGAGCAACCACCCGTCAAGCTTTCCAAATTCACGGCGTTTTAAAGAAAAATTTAAAACAAGTCATGGCCTCTATTATTAAAAAAATGGGGTCAACGTTGGGCGCGTGCGGTGACTTAAATCGAAATGTGATGGCTCCACCGGCCCCCTTTAAAAATCGACGCGATTATCAATACGCTCTCACTTACGCTAATAATATTGCCGATTTGTTAGCTCCCCAAACCGGCGCCTATTACGAAATATGGCTAGATGGAGAAAAAGCCGTTTCTGCTGAGGAAGATCCAGCAGTCAAAGCCGCCAGACAAAGCAACGGTAACGGCACGCTTATTCACAACTCCGAAGAACCGATTTATGGCACTTACTATATGCCACGCAAATTTAAAATTTGTGTGACGGTGCCAGGAGATAACTCGGTAGATTTATACTCCCAGGATCTCACATTGGTAGTAATGACCGATGGGGCCGGTGAGTTGGTAGGCTTTAATGTGTTTGCCGGCGGCGGTTTGGGACGCACCCACAATAAAGAAGAAACCTTTGCCCGCCTAGCCGACCCGATTGGCTTTGTCGGCAAAGATGATGTGTATGATTTGGTAAAAGCCATCGTCGCCACACAACGCGATTACGGCGACCGCAGCGACCGGCGCCACGCCCGCATGAAATATCTACTCCATGACTGGGGAGTAGAAAAATTTAAGCAAACCGTTGAAGGTTATTTTGGCAAAGAAATTCAACCGCTCAAACCCTTGCCAGAGTGGAAATATGAAGATTTCCTAGGCTGGCATGAACAAGGCGATGGCAAACTGTTTGTCGGCATTTCTATTGAAAATGGCCGCATTAAAGATGAAGGCAATTTTCAGCTAAAAACGGCGCTGCATGAAATTGTTAGCAAATATAACTTGCCGATGTTGGTGACACCCCACCAAAATGTCTTGTTTTATGATATAGAACCGGCCATCAAAGCAGAAATTGAGGCGATTTTATCGCGTTGTGGCATCAAACCGGAAACTGGGATCGATCCATTGGTACGCTATTCGATGGCGTGTCCCGCATTACCAACCTGTGGGCTGGCCACCACTGAGTCTGAGCGGGCTATCCCTGGTATACTGGATCGGATTCGGAACCTGTTGGCCAAATTGGGGTTAGAACACGAGCACTTTGTTGTCCGCATGACCGGCTGCCCCAATGGCTGCGCCCGTCCGTATATGGCGGAATTAGGGTTTGTTGGCAACGCTCCCAATACTTATCAAGTTTGGCTGGGCGGTTGTCCCAATCAAACTCGTTTGGCGCAGCCCTACATTGACCGACTGAACATTGAAAATCTCGAAACTTTTCTGGAGCCGATTTTTGTATTTTTCCAACAAAAACGGCAGGCTGGTGAAAGCTTTGGGGATTTTTGTAACCGAGTTGGCTTTGATGAGATCCGCCAATTTACTACCTCTTACTCAGTTGCTCCCAAGATGACCACTCAATTAACTGAAATGAACGTTCAAGAACTAACACCTGTAATCACAAATGGTCAAGTTGCTATTGCTCCTGAAGAGCCCGCAACAGAAACCAATACCGATCCCGCTAATATCCGTCATCGGGTTAGCCTGCGTCACGAGGTTTATACGCAATTAAAAGCGGAAGCAAAGCGTCAGAATAAACCCCTCGTTCAACTCGCTACTGAGGTTATTGAAGGTTATCTAAAAACCATTAATACCAATGAAGGGTAG
- a CDS encoding 16S rRNA (uracil(1498)-N(3))-methyltransferase produces MAQLQRLVISPSQFSDRHINLTAEQEHYLSRVLRLREGDCFIAIKNGEWWLAKLLTPALAEILEAIPASNELAVEVVLLIALPKGNAFEDVVRSCTELGVTCFVPVISKRTLLKPSPQKIERWRRIAEEAAEQSERQVVPAILEPITYSECLSFVNDFSFICVARLEAKPLLNCLVEVKSQIENSKSKIVILTGPEGGLTEQEEQAAFNAGFVGVSLGKRILRAVTAPVVAASLVSAVLE; encoded by the coding sequence TTGGCGCAACTGCAAAGGCTAGTTATTTCACCTTCTCAATTTAGCGACCGGCACATTAACCTGACTGCTGAACAAGAGCATTATTTAAGTCGGGTTTTGCGGTTGCGGGAGGGTGATTGTTTTATAGCAATTAAAAATGGCGAATGGTGGTTAGCAAAGCTTTTAACCCCCGCTCTCGCAGAGATTTTAGAGGCGATACCGGCTTCTAATGAGTTGGCGGTGGAAGTTGTTTTATTAATAGCTTTGCCAAAAGGAAATGCTTTTGAGGATGTGGTGCGCTCTTGTACAGAATTGGGAGTTACTTGTTTTGTACCCGTTATCAGTAAGCGGACATTGCTTAAACCAAGCCCCCAAAAAATTGAACGCTGGCGACGCATTGCCGAAGAAGCAGCAGAACAGTCAGAAAGACAAGTTGTACCGGCAATTTTGGAGCCAATAACTTATTCAGAATGCTTGTCTTTTGTCAATGATTTTTCTTTTATTTGTGTAGCGCGCTTAGAGGCGAAGCCTTTATTAAATTGCTTAGTTGAAGTAAAATCTCAAATCGAAAATTCAAAATCAAAAATTGTTATTTTAACCGGCCCGGAAGGCGGTTTAACTGAGCAAGAAGAACAGGCGGCATTCAATGCTGGGTTTGTAGGGGTTTCTTTGGGGAAGCGCATTTTGAGAGCAGTAACGGCGCCGGTGGTGGCTGCTTCTTTGGTGTCGGCTGTTTTGGAATAA
- a CDS encoding alpha/beta fold hydrolase produces the protein MMNNSQKANPILLLHGLWDTEAIFHPMSNFLSKLGYSVYSLSMNPNNGDVALEKLAEQVAIYAAKIFPENQRFDLLGFSMGGIVGRYYLQRLGGIEKVDRFITIGSPHNGTATAFGSLRPGCMQMRIGSYFLADLNRDLTVLSQINFTSIWSPYDMMILPASSSIMPVGKNILIPVLFHGWMAADERVLKAVMEELSAPLKAENNRLNSLKTTVQENRK, from the coding sequence ATGATGAATAATTCACAAAAAGCTAATCCGATTTTACTGTTGCATGGTTTGTGGGATACAGAGGCAATTTTTCATCCCATGTCAAATTTTTTAAGCAAGTTAGGCTACTCGGTTTATAGTCTGAGTATGAATCCAAATAATGGAGATGTAGCGCTTGAAAAATTGGCAGAACAAGTGGCGATTTATGCGGCTAAGATTTTTCCAGAAAATCAGCGTTTTGATTTGCTGGGTTTTAGTATGGGTGGGATTGTTGGCCGGTATTATTTACAGCGACTTGGAGGTATTGAAAAGGTAGATCGTTTTATTACTATTGGCTCTCCTCATAATGGCACAGCTACGGCTTTTGGGTCTTTGCGTCCCGGTTGTATGCAAATGCGGATAGGGAGTTATTTTTTAGCAGATTTAAATCGAGATTTGACAGTTTTGAGCCAGATTAATTTTACTTCGATTTGGAGCCCTTATGATATGATGATTTTACCGGCTTCGAGTTCGATAATGCCGGTGGGTAAAAATATCCTAATTCCGGTTTTGTTTCATGGCTGGATGGCGGCGGATGAGCGAGTTTTAAAGGCTGTAATGGAGGAATTATCAGCGCCGTTGAAAGCAGAGAATAATCGTTTAAACTCCCTGAAAACAACAGTTCAGGAGAACCGCAAATAA
- a CDS encoding triacylglycerol lipase: MQKNPVVLVHGIFRPASIFNKMSAYLSERGWPVYALNMKQYNGIIGLDLLAKQVAEYVENTFPPKQPIDVVGLSMGGIVSRYYVQRLGGIERVQRLITIGSPHYGTKMAYFLPLPGCLQMRPGSLFLQELNKDSEMLGKINFTSIWTPYDFIIVPAASAAQIRIEETKELLGKEKKVLVFAHALLVRNNKTLQAVAEALNEPI; encoded by the coding sequence ATGCAAAAAAATCCAGTTGTGTTGGTGCATGGAATTTTTCGACCGGCCAGTATTTTTAACAAAATGTCTGCTTATTTATCAGAAAGAGGCTGGCCGGTTTATGCCTTGAATATGAAGCAATATAATGGCATCATTGGCTTAGATTTGTTGGCAAAACAAGTAGCAGAATATGTAGAAAATACCTTTCCCCCAAAACAGCCTATCGATGTAGTAGGTTTGAGCATGGGGGGAATTGTTAGCCGGTATTATGTACAACGCTTAGGGGGTATTGAAAGAGTACAAAGATTGATAACCATTGGTTCGCCGCATTATGGCACAAAAATGGCATATTTTTTGCCCTTACCAGGGTGTTTACAAATGCGTCCGGGTAGTTTGTTTTTGCAGGAATTAAATAAGGATTCTGAGATGTTAGGAAAGATAAACTTTACTTCGATTTGGACTCCTTATGATTTTATAATTGTGCCGGCGGCGAGTGCAGCACAAATAAGAATAGAAGAAACAAAAGAACTATTAGGAAAAGAAAAAAAAGTCTTGGTATTTGCCCATGCCCTGTTAGTGAGAAATAACAAAACATTACAAGCCGTAGCTGAAGCATTAAACGAACCGATATAA
- the aqpZ gene encoding aquaporin Z, producing the protein MFSLAKRCLAEFIGTFWLVLGGCGSAVLAAGFTADGAKIGETALFPLGLGFVGVSLAFGLTVLTMAYAIGHISGCHLNPAVSFGLWACKRFPGGELLPYIASQVAGAIIASGVIYLIASGKPGFSLSGSNPLATNGFGEHSPGGYSLLACLITEVVMTFMFLMIILGSTDRRAPQQFAGIAIGLGLTLIHLISIPVTNTSVNPARSTGVALFAGTELFSQVWLFWIAPILGAILAGFVYQTVFSEAVTGTQIE; encoded by the coding sequence ATGTTTTCTTTAGCAAAACGATGTCTTGCTGAATTTATAGGTACTTTTTGGCTTGTTTTAGGTGGATGCGGTAGCGCAGTTTTAGCCGCTGGCTTTACAGCCGATGGTGCAAAAATAGGTGAAACCGCCCTTTTTCCATTAGGCTTAGGATTTGTTGGAGTTTCCCTGGCATTTGGGCTAACTGTCTTAACAATGGCTTATGCAATTGGACACATTTCTGGGTGCCATTTAAATCCGGCAGTTTCCTTTGGGCTGTGGGCGTGCAAACGCTTTCCGGGCGGTGAATTGCTACCTTATATTGCTTCCCAGGTAGCCGGTGCAATTATTGCATCAGGCGTGATTTATTTAATTGCCAGTGGCAAACCTGGATTTAGTCTTTCTGGTTCCAATCCTTTAGCTACCAATGGATTTGGAGAACATTCACCCGGAGGTTATTCACTTTTAGCTTGCTTAATAACAGAAGTGGTAATGACCTTTATGTTTTTGATGATTATCTTGGGTTCAACAGATCGACGTGCCCCCCAACAATTTGCGGGAATTGCTATCGGTTTAGGTCTCACACTAATACACCTTATTAGTATTCCTGTGACCAATACTTCTGTCAATCCTGCCCGTAGTACCGGCGTAGCTTTGTTTGCAGGAACAGAATTGTTTTCCCAAGTTTGGCTATTTTGGATCGCCCCAATTTTAGGAGCAATATTAGCCGGTTTTGTTTACCAAACAGTATTTAGTGAAGCCGTGACGGGAACGCAGATAGAATAA
- a CDS encoding NupC/NupG family nucleoside CNT transporter → MERLISLLGLLVFVGISYGFSVNRRAVRWRPVLWGIALQLIFAVVILKTALGLAVFKFLGDSVSGFLSFSDAGAKFVFGDNFGEHLIAFKVLPTIVFFSSFIALLYHYGILQRVVQWVAWVMIRTMKTSGSETLSCAANIFVGQTEAPLLIKPFVESLTMSELHAVMTGGFATIAGGVMAAYISFGVPAEHLIAASVMSAPAALAISKIFYPETEKSMTAGEVTLKVEKVYANAVDAVATGARDGGILALNVAAMLIAFLGLLAMLNAFLGWVGAGINLPQLSLEWVLSFVMWPVAWLMGIPLADCGQVGVLLGKKTILNEFIAYLDLKELMEKKAISERAAIITTYALCGFSNIGSIGIQIGGIGALAPLRQADLARLGIRAMIAGSIACFMTACIAGMLL, encoded by the coding sequence ATGGAAAGATTAATTTCTCTGTTGGGGTTGTTGGTTTTTGTCGGTATTTCTTATGGGTTTTCGGTGAACCGGCGTGCTGTGCGTTGGAGGCCGGTTTTGTGGGGAATTGCTTTACAGTTGATTTTTGCGGTAGTGATTTTAAAAACGGCGCTGGGTTTGGCGGTTTTTAAGTTTTTGGGAGATTCGGTGAGTGGGTTTCTAAGTTTTTCTGATGCGGGGGCTAAGTTTGTTTTTGGAGATAATTTTGGTGAGCATTTGATTGCTTTTAAGGTTTTACCAACTATTGTGTTTTTTTCCTCTTTTATTGCCCTGCTTTATCATTATGGAATTTTACAGCGGGTGGTGCAATGGGTGGCTTGGGTAATGATCCGGACGATGAAAACTTCGGGTTCGGAAACGCTTTCTTGTGCGGCTAATATTTTTGTGGGGCAAACGGAAGCGCCGCTTTTGATTAAGCCTTTTGTAGAAAGTTTAACAATGTCGGAGTTGCACGCGGTGATGACGGGGGGTTTTGCGACAATTGCCGGCGGGGTTATGGCGGCTTATATTAGTTTTGGGGTGCCGGCAGAACATTTAATTGCGGCTTCGGTGATGTCGGCACCGGCTGCTTTAGCAATTTCTAAAATTTTTTACCCGGAAACTGAAAAGTCGATGACTGCCGGTGAGGTGACTTTGAAGGTGGAAAAAGTCTATGCAAATGCGGTGGATGCTGTGGCGACGGGGGCAAGAGATGGGGGAATTTTGGCGTTAAATGTGGCGGCGATGTTAATTGCTTTTTTGGGTTTATTGGCGATGTTAAATGCTTTTTTGGGTTGGGTTGGCGCGGGAATCAATTTGCCTCAGCTTTCTTTAGAGTGGGTTTTGTCTTTTGTTATGTGGCCGGTGGCTTGGCTGATGGGTATTCCGCTTGCTGATTGTGGTCAGGTGGGGGTTTTGTTGGGCAAAAAAACGATTTTAAATGAGTTTATTGCTTATTTGGATTTAAAAGAGTTGATGGAAAAAAAGGCGATTTCTGAACGGGCTGCGATTATTACTACTTATGCACTTTGTGGTTTTTCTAATATTGGCTCGATTGGTATTCAAATTGGCGGCATTGGCGCCTTAGCACCTCTACGTCAGGCTGATTTGGCGCGCTTAGGAATTCGGGCGATGATTGCGGGTTCTATTGCTTGTTTTATGACGGCTTGTATTGCCGGAATGTTGTTGTAA
- the der gene encoding ribosome biogenesis GTPase Der — translation MSLPIVAVIGRPNVGKSTLVNRIAGGKDAIVHDEPGVTRDRTYRGAFWQDREFQIVDTGGLVFDDDTEFLPLIREQALAALVESKVAIFVVDGQTGPTDADVEIASWLRTQPVPVLLAVNKCESVQQGLMLAAQFWELGIGEPYAVSGIHGSGTGDLLDAVIEYLPPTNELPETNEIKVAIVGRPNVGKSSILNAFVGENRAIVSPISGTTRDTIDTIVQHKDQTYRLIDTAGIRKKKNVEYGPEFFGINRSFKAIRRADVVLLVIDALDGVTEQDQKLAGRIEEDGRACILVVNKWDAVQKDSHTIYEYENLIKTRLYFLNWVPMIFVSALTGQRIPNILDLVNTAAEQHRRRVSTAVINEVIEEAVRWHSPPTNRQGRQGKIYYGTQVTSQPPCIVLFVNEPQRFNDNYRRYVESQFRKQLGFTGSPLKLLWRGKKTREAERETSNRAIR, via the coding sequence ATGTCTTTGCCAATTGTTGCCGTTATCGGACGGCCAAACGTCGGAAAATCTACCCTCGTCAACCGCATTGCCGGCGGAAAAGACGCCATCGTGCATGACGAACCAGGCGTTACCCGTGATCGCACCTACCGAGGCGCATTCTGGCAAGACCGAGAATTCCAAATCGTAGATACCGGCGGCTTAGTATTTGACGACGACACCGAATTTCTCCCCCTCATCCGCGAACAAGCACTCGCTGCCCTTGTTGAATCAAAAGTAGCCATCTTTGTCGTAGACGGGCAAACCGGCCCCACCGATGCCGATGTTGAAATTGCCAGTTGGTTGCGAACTCAACCCGTCCCCGTGCTCCTCGCCGTCAATAAATGCGAATCTGTACAGCAAGGACTCATGCTGGCCGCTCAATTTTGGGAACTGGGAATAGGCGAACCCTACGCCGTTTCAGGCATACATGGAAGCGGTACCGGCGACTTACTTGATGCAGTCATTGAGTATCTCCCACCCACCAATGAACTACCCGAAACAAACGAAATTAAAGTTGCCATTGTTGGGCGTCCAAATGTCGGAAAATCCAGCATTTTAAATGCCTTTGTCGGCGAAAATCGCGCCATTGTTAGCCCCATTTCTGGCACCACCCGCGACACCATCGATACCATCGTTCAACACAAAGACCAAACCTATCGTCTTATTGACACCGCCGGCATTCGCAAAAAGAAAAACGTCGAATACGGGCCCGAATTTTTTGGCATCAACCGTTCCTTTAAAGCCATTCGCCGCGCCGATGTCGTTTTATTAGTAATTGATGCCTTGGATGGTGTAACAGAACAAGATCAAAAACTAGCCGGTCGCATCGAAGAAGACGGACGCGCCTGCATTCTTGTCGTCAATAAATGGGATGCAGTTCAAAAAGACTCCCACACCATTTATGAATACGAAAATCTCATCAAAACCCGCTTATATTTCTTAAATTGGGTACCGATGATTTTTGTTAGCGCCCTCACCGGCCAACGTATCCCCAACATTCTTGACCTCGTAAATACCGCCGCCGAACAACACCGCCGCCGCGTTTCAACCGCCGTCATTAATGAAGTGATAGAAGAAGCAGTCCGCTGGCACAGCCCCCCCACCAATCGTCAAGGCCGGCAAGGTAAAATCTATTACGGTACTCAAGTTACCAGTCAGCCACCTTGCATCGTTTTATTTGTTAACGAGCCCCAGCGATTTAATGATAACTACCGTCGCTATGTAGAAAGCCAATTTCGCAAACAATTAGGCTTCACCGGCAGTCCCCTAAAACTGCTATGGCGCGGCAAAAAAACCCGCGAGGCTGAACGAGAAACTTCTAACCGAGCCATAAGGTAA
- a CDS encoding energy-coupling factor transporter transmembrane protein EcfT, producing MDLLKSLPIGLYLEQPVTWLHKLDPRVKIGWLMTFLIAPILANPFWRLGLVILLIFLTLTARIPLRVWRQQMGWLLGLCIFVFIFSCFAPDGMGTNYQPRLPVNDITFAQQPATLPPQKQPEQNSWFKYLEFWKTPPTSNQPATLEPQKLPQPTDYNYILFQQGPAKITRKSLDLSLSFSTLLFTLIYSTNLYLLTTAPEEITAGLESFLAPLKWFNWPVTEIALTLTLSLRFIPLVLEEIQNLIRSVSTRAINWKKLGFKGATQVWLIVAEKLLQNLLLRASQMASAMQVRGFTTPNEHRVQWHQLRLRTGDSFALISLLVLWGFRLIWGWDT from the coding sequence ATGGATTTATTAAAATCTTTACCCATTGGCCTGTATCTCGAACAACCTGTTACCTGGCTTCATAAATTAGATCCTCGCGTCAAAATTGGTTGGTTGATGACATTTTTGATAGCCCCAATTTTAGCTAACCCCTTTTGGCGTCTTGGCTTAGTTATCTTATTAATTTTTCTTACCCTCACCGCTCGAATTCCGCTGCGAGTTTGGCGACAACAAATGGGGTGGTTATTAGGTTTATGTATTTTTGTTTTTATCTTCAGTTGCTTTGCCCCTGATGGTATGGGAACTAACTATCAACCCAGACTGCCGGTTAATGACATTACCTTTGCCCAACAACCGGCAACCTTACCCCCCCAAAAACAACCAGAACAAAACTCATGGTTTAAATATTTAGAATTTTGGAAAACCCCGCCAACCTCAAATCAACCAGCAACACTGGAACCCCAAAAACTACCTCAGCCAACAGATTATAACTACATTTTATTTCAGCAAGGGCCGGCTAAAATCACGCGAAAATCCCTAGATTTAAGCTTAAGCTTCAGTACCTTATTATTTACATTAATTTACAGTACAAATCTTTATTTATTAACCACAGCCCCAGAAGAAATCACCGCCGGTTTAGAGAGTTTTCTCGCACCTTTGAAATGGTTTAATTGGCCGGTGACAGAAATAGCCCTTACCCTCACCCTATCCTTACGTTTTATTCCCCTAGTGTTAGAAGAAATACAAAACTTAATTCGTTCCGTTTCCACAAGAGCGATAAACTGGAAAAAACTCGGCTTTAAAGGAGCCACCCAAGTCTGGTTAATCGTCGCCGAAAAACTTTTGCAAAACTTGCTTTTGAGAGCTTCCCAAATGGCAAGCGCCATGCAAGTAAGGGGATTTACCACCCCTAACGAACACCGCGTACAATGGCATCAATTACGCCTGAGAACAGGAGACTCTTTTGCCCTGATTAGCTTACTGGTATTGTGGGGGTTTCGCTTAATTTGGGGATGGGACACCTAA
- the acpS gene encoding holo-ACP synthase: MTVYLGTDIVYIPRIQAAIDRFGQRFLFRVYTKAEQQHCTARANQPRTTATRYAGRWAAKEAIAKALGTGFKGISYTDIEIQSLPNGAPQVCLYGKAAEVAANWGNCCWQVSISHDGDYSQATAIVVCQPSINAAATAPASTTPLPCA, encoded by the coding sequence TTGACCGTTTACCTGGGAACAGATATCGTTTATATTCCTAGAATTCAAGCAGCAATAGACCGCTTTGGCCAGCGATTTTTGTTTCGGGTGTACACCAAGGCAGAACAGCAACACTGTACTGCCCGCGCCAACCAACCCCGCACCACAGCCACGCGCTACGCGGGACGTTGGGCAGCCAAAGAAGCCATCGCCAAAGCCCTTGGCACCGGCTTTAAAGGAATCTCCTACACCGACATCGAAATTCAAAGCTTGCCAAACGGTGCACCGCAAGTCTGCTTGTATGGAAAAGCAGCCGAAGTTGCAGCCAACTGGGGAAACTGCTGCTGGCAAGTCAGCATCAGCCACGATGGGGACTATTCCCAGGCAACAGCAATCGTAGTATGCCAGCCGTCGATCAACGCGGCAGCCACAGCACCCGCAAGCACAACCCCCCTGCCTTGCGCTTAA
- the pipX gene encoding transcriptional coactivator PipX, producing the protein MEGETYLNHPTFGLLYRVCIVGDFQELFTTLYAQRLFFLVTTGPGGVKFEPLGRSDARLMVENRLRLLRRTGQQKEYEQLQHVHQRTFL; encoded by the coding sequence ATGGAAGGAGAAACCTACCTGAATCATCCTACCTTTGGCCTGCTTTACCGGGTCTGTATCGTAGGAGATTTTCAGGAATTATTCACCACCCTTTACGCACAACGCTTGTTTTTTTTAGTAACAACCGGCCCCGGAGGCGTAAAATTTGAACCATTAGGCCGCTCCGACGCTCGCCTGATGGTAGAAAACCGTTTACGCTTGTTGCGGCGCACCGGCCAGCAAAAAGAATACGAGCAACTACAGCACGTCCACCAACGAACCTTTCTCTAA
- a CDS encoding YggS family pyridoxal phosphate-dependent enzyme: protein MSIAESIAKIRASLSEEVRLIAVSKQVPTEAMREAYKAGIRDFGESRIQETETKQKLLEDLPDITWHLIGHLQTNKAQKALQLFQWIHSVDSLKLAQRLDRLAAELNVTPQVCLQVKLTDDPHKHGFTQPQLLEELPALIECHHLSIQGLMAIPPLGLNEGETLTLFENASHLAQDIRQQWPQLPLRELSMGMSGDYHLAVKAGSTMVRLGTILFGERGA, encoded by the coding sequence ATGTCTATTGCCGAAAGCATTGCTAAGATCCGAGCCTCCTTAAGTGAGGAAGTTCGTCTCATCGCCGTCAGCAAACAAGTGCCGACCGAAGCCATGCGAGAAGCATACAAAGCCGGCATTCGAGATTTTGGCGAAAGTCGCATCCAGGAAACCGAAACCAAACAAAAATTGCTGGAAGACTTGCCAGATATCACCTGGCATCTGATCGGCCACCTGCAAACCAACAAAGCCCAAAAAGCTTTACAGCTATTCCAATGGATTCACTCTGTCGATAGCTTAAAACTCGCCCAACGTCTCGACCGGCTCGCGGCAGAACTAAATGTCACTCCCCAAGTGTGTCTGCAAGTAAAACTCACAGATGATCCCCATAAACACGGTTTTACACAGCCACAATTACTTGAAGAACTGCCTGCCCTCATCGAGTGCCATCACCTCTCAATTCAAGGCTTGATGGCAATTCCGCCCCTAGGACTCAATGAAGGGGAAACCTTGACTTTGTTTGAAAATGCCAGCCACCTCGCCCAAGATATTCGCCAACAATGGCCCCAACTACCCCTGCGGGAACTGTCTATGGGAATGTCAGGGGACTATCATTTAGCCGTCAAAGCCGGTTCGACAATGGTAAGACTAGGCACGATTTTATTTGGAGAGCGCGGAGCATAA